The nucleotide sequence AGTATTTTTTTTTATTTCTTTTTTCTGAGCATTTTTCCATAGTAGTTTATCTCCTACAATTGAATTAGGAATAACATGACCTCCTGTAGGAATTGCCGCATTTAATCCCTTCCAAATTCCTCTTTTAAATACTGCTATTTTATTAGCTTCTGGAGTAACTGTCACTTGAGCTCATCATGCTTTAATAGAAAGTAATCATTCACAAGCCACACAAGGATTATTTTTTACAATTGTATTAGGAGTATATTTTACTATTTTACAAGCTTATGAATATATTGAAGCTCCTTTTACTATTGCAGATGCTGTTTATGGGTCAACTTTTTATATAGCAACAGGATTCCACGGATTACATGTACTAATTGGAACAACTTTTTTATTAATTTGCTTTTTACGTCATATTAATTATCATTTTTCTAAAAATCATCATTTTGGTTTTGAAGCTGCAGCTTGATACTGACACTTTGTAGATGTTGTATGATTATTTTTATATATTACAATTTATTGATGAGGTAGATATTTATAAAGTATATATTTGTATATGTGACTTCCAATCACAAGGACTAAATAATTTTAGTATAAATAATATTAATACTATCAGCAATAACATTAATTATTTTTATTATTACAATTGTAGTAATAATATTAGCCACTTTATTATCAAAAAAAACTTTATTAGATCGAGAAAAGTGTTCTCCATTTGAATGTGGATTTGATCCAATAAATTCTTCACGATTACCTTTTTCATTACGATTTTTTTTAATTGCTATCATTTTTTTAATTTTCGATGTAGAAATTGCTCTTTTATTACCTATAATTATAATTATTAAAACATCAAATTTAATAAATTGAACTATTACTAGATTATTTTTTATTTTCATTTTATTAATTGGCTTATACCATGAATGAAATCAAGGAGCTTTAGAATGAAATGAATAAATATGAAGCGATAAATTGCAATTAGTTTCGGCCTAATCTTAGGTGAAATTCACCCATATTTTAGGGTAATAGTTAACTATAACATTTAATTTGCATTTAAAAAGTATTGAATTTTTCAATTTACCTTATTAATTGAAACCAAAGAGAGGTATATCACTGTTAATGATAAAATTGAATTTTTATAATTCCAATTAAAGAAATATAAATGGAATTAAACCATTAAAGAGAAAAGTTAGCAGCTTTTTCTTGATCAACATATTTCATTTATATAGTTTAACAAAAACATTACATTTTCAATGTAAAAATAAAAATTTATTTTTTATAAATATTTAAAGATTAAAATAATCACCCTAACATCTTCAGTGTCATGCTC is from Anopheles merus voucher AMER20150811V3 mitochondrion, complete genome and encodes:
- the ND3 gene encoding NADH dehydrogenase subunit 3 (TAA stop codon is completed by the addition of 3' A residues to the mRNA), with protein sequence MLMLSAMTLIIFIITIVVMMLATLLSKKTLLDREKCSPFECGFDPMNSSRLPFSLRFFLIAIIFLIFDVEIALLLPMIMIIKTSNLMNWTITSLFFIFILLIGLYHEWNQGALEWNE
- the COX3 gene encoding cytochrome c oxidase subunit III (TAA stop codon is completed by the addition of 3' A residues to the mRNA), translated to MSTHANHPFHLVDYSPWPLTGAIGAMTTVSGLVQWFHQYTMTLFILGNVITILTMYQWWRDISREGTFQGLHTFPVTIGLRWGMILFIVSEVFFFISFFWAFFHSSLSPTIELGMTWPPVGIAAFNPFQIPLLNTAILLASGVTVTWAHHALMESNHSQATQGLFFTIVLGVYFTILQAYEYIEAPFTIADAVYGSTFYMATGFHGLHVLIGTTFLLICFLRHINYHFSKNHHFGFEAAAWYWHFVDVVWLFLYITIYWWGS